One Deltaproteobacteria bacterium genomic window, AGCACTGCGACGTGGCGCTCTTCCTCGGCAAGAATCCGTGGCAGTCGCATTCGATTCCGCGCGCGCGCCTCACGCTGCGGGAGCTGGCGAAGGATCCCGCGCGCACGCTGATCGTGATCGATCCGCGCCGGACCGAGACCGCCGAGCTCGCCGACCTGCACCTGCAGGTCCGCCCGGGCACCGACGCCTGGCTGCTCTCCGCGCTCCTCGCCATCCTCCTTGCGGAGAACGGCTTCGACCGCGCCTTCATCGCCGGCCACACGCGCGGAGCCGAGACGATCTTCGAGTCTTTGCGCACCATCGACGTCGGCGCGCACTGCGCCCGCGCCGGGGTCGACGAGGCGCTGGTCCGCCGCGCGGCCGGCGCGATCGGCTCGGCACGAGCCTTCGCGAGCTTCGAGGATCTGGGCGTGCAGATGAACCACGGCTCCACGCTCGTGAGCTACCTGCACCGCCTGCTCATCGCGCTCACGGGCAGCTTCGGCAAGCCCGGCACGCACTACGTCCCCACGCCGATGGTCGACCTCTCCGGCGGCGCTCTCGGCAAGACGAGTCCCGTCGTCGGCGCGCCGATCATCGCCGGGCTGGTGCCGTGCAACGTGATCGCCGAGGAGATCCTGACCGATCACCCGCAGCGCTACCGAGCGATGCTCGTCGAGGCGGCGAACCCGGCGCACTCGCTCGCCGACTCACCGCGCCTGCGCGAGGCGCTGCGCGCGCTCGACACCGTGGTGGTGATCGACGTGTGCATGAGCGAGACCGCCGAGCTCGCCGACTACGTGCTCCCCGCCGCCACGCAGTTCGAGAAGGCCGAGGCCACCTTCTTCAACTTCGACTTCCCGCAAAACGTCTTCCACCTGCGCCAGCGCCTCTTCGCCCCGCCCGAGGGGCCGCTCCCCGAGGCGGAGATCCACGCCCGGCTGGCCGAGGCGCTCGACGCGGTCTCCGAGCTCGACTACGCGCCGCTGCGCGAGGCTGCGAAGGCGGGTCGCGCCGCCTACGTGCAGACCTTCATGGCCCGCGTCCTCGGAGATCGGCGACTCGCGCCGCTCGCCCCCGTGCTGCTCTACCGCACGCTCGACCTCCCCGAGGAGCTGCGCGAGGGCGCGGTGGTGCTCGGCCTCGCCTTGCGCGCCGCCATGGCCGCGCCCGCCTCGCTTGCCCGCGCCGGGTACGACGGCCCACCGCTCGCCGCGGCGCTCGCGCTCTTCGAGAAGCTCCTCGCCTCGCCGTCGGGCCTGGTCTTCGCGGTGGACGAATGGGCCGACCTGCGAAGGCGCGTGCCGACCATCGAGCTGCACCTTCCGGACCTGCTGGAGGAGCTCGGCAAGCTGCTCGCCGCACCACCCCTCGCACGCGACGCCGAGTTCCCCTACGTGCTCTCCGCCGGCGAGCGCCGCTCCTTCACGGCCAACACGATCCTGCGCGACCCTGCCTGGCGCAGGAAGGACCCCGACGGTGCGCTGCGCCTCAGCCCGGCTGACGCCGCGGCGCTCGGGCTCTCCACGGGCGACCGCGTGCGCCTCACCACCCGGCGCGGCGCGGCCACGGTGTCTGTAGAGGTGAGCGACACCATGCAGCCCGGACACCTCTCCCTGCCGAACGGCCTCGGCACGCGCTACGGAGAGACGACCCCGGGGGTGGCCCCCAACGAGCTCACCGCGCTAGAGGACCGCGACCCGTTCGTGGGCACGCCGTGGCACAAGCACGTCCCCGCGCGCCTCGAGCGTCTCGAATGAGAGGCCGCGGAGCGTAGTGGCTCCTTGGCCGGAGCCCATCCACCAGACTGACTCGCACGTCCGTACGGGCGGTTCGGCAGGTCGAGCACCTCGCGAGCAATGCGGGCGCGGTCGTCCTTCTGCCTGCGCTCCGTCACGCATGGACCCGGTACCGGCCCCGCGGTACGAGCAGGCGACGCCACTGGCCGACGAATGATGGGAGTCAACTCGCGAGAACGCACGCTTGACGCGAGAGCGGCGTCCGTGAGAAGAGGCGTTTGGGGGTCATTCGCGGCAATTCTTCCACCACCGCGTTCTCACCGCAGCAAAGGGGGCCACGATGAAGAGACAGCGTTCGGGAGAAGCTCGTCGTCCAGGCACGGAGGCTTGGCTTGGCTTGGCTTGTGCTCTCGCCACTCGTAGGCAACTGCGGCGAGCGTGCTGAACCGGGCCCGGAGCCGCCGGGCGGGCCGCCGCTAAGATCCAAGACCTTCAAGTCCACCTCGACCTGGTACCCGGTCCAGTGCGCGGGGACCACGACCTACCCGGCCGACATCAGCATCCTGCACTACCAGGCGAAGGACCTACATTCAGAGGACAATGTCTACGCCAATTCGGTGACGCGCCCCTGGCGCATGCTCTTCAGCCAGAACGTCACGAATGTGCGGCTTCGGTTCGCCTCGGCACAGAGCTTCAACATCGAGGCGTACTTCGACGGTCTCGACCTCACGTACCGCAATGGCACGCGTACCTGGCACAACATGTCGGTACCGCCGTTTTCTCCGAATCTCACGGAGGCCTTTAACGTCTTCGGCGCCGGGGCCGAGACGGGCTACCTGGATTTCAAGTGGCGCACGGATGCGTTTGATAATTTCATGGGCTATAACGTCGACGGCCTCCGTCCGGCGTGCCACAACCAGGGCGCCCCGGCCAATAACTTGTTCGTCCAATCGAACTACCCGCACGAGGCGCTGCTCCTCGGTGACGGCGACGTCATCTACGTCTATCTCTGGCAGCCTCCCGGCTACGATCTGGGACTGGTTCTCTGGCCTTCCGAGGCAAACCCGGCCTCCGACTTCGACGTCTACGCAAGCACAACCGCGACCCTGCCGTCGGCCACGAACTCCCAATGGGGAAGCGCGATGGGCGCCGGCCACCCAGAGTTCATCAAGATCCCTGCCTTCACGGGGCCAAATGCGAGGCGCGTGAACATCGCCATCGGGTCCTATTCCGGCGCCGGCCAGCTTCGCTTCTACGCCAACCTCCACACGCCGGCGAGCAGTCCGGCCTGCCCGAACGCGATCACCGTGCGCACGAACTTCGCGCCCACGACCGCGCAGAAGCTCCACATCAAGAATCTGCTCCGCAAGACGACCCAGGCCTTCTACTTCGCCACGGACGGAAGGCACTTCATCGATACCTGGAACGTCCAGTGGAACAACCCGTCCACGAGCTTCTACCCCACCGGGATGATGTTCATGAAGGAGACGGGACTCCCGAACCAGTGCTATGGGCTGCAGCACACCTGCGACAACGAGTACGGCGCCTACGTGATGCTCGAACATTCCGCATGGTGCGGCTGTGACCCGACCTCACCGTCGTGCGCAAGCTGCGCGGCAGACAAGACCACGCAGGACGCCACTCGGAATTGGGCTGCAGACACCTCTACTCATGAGCTCGGGCATTGCATCTACCACCTCGCCGACGAATACCTTGGCGGAGGGCTCTATCAGGGCGGGTGCGGGCACTCAATAATGTCCTCCCCTGCATCTGTGGTTGCCAAGAATGGGGTCGACTTCTGCGATGCCAACAACGCCGGACGCGACCCGCAACCGGGGGAGAGCGGGCACTCCGTAGCCCGCAACAACTGGGGCTGCATGCAGAGTCGCTGCCCTAGCTTCGTGCCCTACCCAAACAATGCGACGCCAGACCCGTTCTACTGGACGGCGAGCCAAGCGGTCCTCGACTACCCGTTCGGCCAGTACATCACCATCAACGAACAGTGAGGAGCCGACCATGATGACGACATCTCGTGTCCTTCTTCTCGGCCTCTTCCTCGTGAGCTGTCGCGCCAGCACCCATGCCGATGCCGGCACGGGACTCGATCATGCTTCACCTTCAAGAGACGGCATGGCGGGCCCCAGGATCAGCGTCAGCGTGTCCTACCTGCACCTATTGAGCAACCTCCCGGCGGATAGTTCGGTGCATCCACACGTCGTAACGTCGGGGATCGCCTCGGCCGAGGAGATGGTCCGGCAGCTCACGGCCGCGACAACTCTGACGGTGTGGAAGAGCAAGACGGTCCTGCCGAGCGCCTGGAAGATCGCCTGGAATGGTGGAACCCAGTTCAGCATGGAGTTCGCGCCTACGGCGGGGTTCTCTGCCGACACCGACTACGTCCTGACCATCCGCAAGCAGGGCGCGGTCGTCCCTACGCGCGAGGTGAGCCTCTTTCGTATCGGATCGCTACCACGGGTGAAGCAAGTATGCTTCGGCCCAGCGGTCAAGGGCATGGGGACGGACATCGGATCAGTCACCGTGCGGCTCTCTGAAACAGTAGCGGCGTCCTCACTCCTCCTCGAGCTAAGCCGCAGGGCAGACTCGGGCTGGGCGGCCTTCGCTGCTCCCATCCCGATGAGCACGCAAGGTGCTGGGACGGAAATGCGCTTCACCTTCGCCGCGCCGCTCGACCCGAACGTGCCGGTCAAGCTCGTCCTCCCCGCAACCGTCGAGGCGCCGACCGGCAAGAAGCTCGACGGCAAGTACAGCGGCCAGAGCGGCTCGGGCCCCCTCGAGGTCGAGCTCCTCCCCGGCAAGTACGCCAAGAAGGGGAACGCGGCCGACTGCTGGGAGCCGACGCTGACCTACTGATGCGGACGCCTCAAGGCGAGTTGACGGTCGGATGCGCTTCACGCAGCCGATGCGACGGCTCCTAGCCGCGCGCGGCTATTGGCCGTAGGCCGCGGTGAGCTGGGGATCCACGGCGATGCTGGCCCGCAGTGCGCGCTTCACGACGGCGCGGCGCGCGACGGCGTGGTCGCTCGCCCAGTCGGCGGGCGTGAGAGCCAGGAGCACCCCGGCCGGCAGACCCCACCAGGCGACGGTGTTGGGCTCGGCGCCAAGGTGCCAGAGCAGGCCGGTCATGGCCACCATCAGCGCCGTGCCCGCGCGTTTCACGAAACGCCCGCCCGCACCCGGAGCGCGCACTTCATAGAAGGTCGTGGCGAGCTGCGGGTTCTGTCGCATCAGCTGGCCGAAGGCCCCCGAGAGGCGAATGTGGCGCACCGCCTCCACCGGACCGCCGAAGATGCGCCCGAGGATGCGGCCTGGGGTTCCGACGAAGGAGGGCTGTTTCGCCTCGGCCGTGCTTCCGAGCACGCACAGGGCGAGCAGCGAGGCGCAGCCGACGGCGGCAGAGCGTCGAAGCGAAGAAGTCATGGCGGTCTCCTAACCCTGGTCCAGCTGCACCTCTCGTGCCACGGCAGCTACCGCCGGATTCCGAGGGGATCGCCCGCTGGAGGCGGCGAAGGCGCTGGCCAGCCCTGGCACCTCCGGCCACGCGAGACGAGACCCCGTCGCCCGGACTGCACGCCCCTGCCACGGGCCCGTAGCCCCGCCCCCCCGGACGACGTATTGGGGCTGCGAGGCCGTCGGCCCGTGGCGCGTCGCCCGGACCCACGCGTCTCCACGCCGACGGAGAAGCCGCGTGCCCCAGCTTCGTTCCCTCAACCTCAAGCGCTGGATCGACGAGCACCGCCACCTGCTGAGGCCACCGGTCGGCAACGCGCAGGTCTACCCGGACGCGGAGTTCATCGTGATGGTGGTCGGGGGCCCGAACTCCCGGAAGGACTTCCACGTCGACCCCGGAGAGGAGCTCTTCTTCCAGCTCGAGGGGGACATGGTCCTGCGCGTGATGGAGGACGGTCGCCCGCGCGACGTGCCGATCCGCGAGGGAGAGCTGCTCCTGCTGCCGCCGCTCGTACCGCACTCGCCGCAGCGCACCGCCGGGACCGTCGGACTCGTCGTGGAGCGGCAGCGGCGCGAGGACGAGCTCGACCTCTTGCGCTGGTACTGCGAGCGCTGCCACCGCGTGCTCCACGAAGCGAACTTTCGGCTGGTGGACATCACGACCCAGCTCAAGCCGGTGATGGAGGCCTTCTACGCCAGCGCCACCCTCCGTACCTGCACGAGCTGCGGCCAGGTGATGGAGCCGCCTCCCCCGGCCCTCCCTTGAAGGTCGACCTGCACACGCATATCCTGCCCGAGCGCTGGCCCGACCTCGAGCGGCGCTACGGCGCGGCGGGCTTTCCGCGCCTCGAGCACCACGCCCCCGGCTGCGCGCGCATCCTCGTCGGCGAGCGGGTCTTCCGCGAGCTCCAGTCGAACAGCTGGGACCCGGCCGTGCGCCTCGCCGAGTGCGACCGCGACGGCGTGCGCCTGCAGGTCCTCTCCACCGTGCCGCTCATGTTCTGCTACTGGGCGCGCCCCGCCGACGGCGCCGACCTCGCGCGGTTGCTCAACGATCACCTGGCCGAGGTGGTCGCACGCCACCCGGGGCGCTTCGTCGGCCTCGGCACGCTGCCGCTGCAGGAGCCGGAGCTCGCGGCCCGCGAGCTGGAGCGGTGCGTGCGGGACCTCGGTCTTCGCGGCGCGCAGATCGGCACCCACGTCGGCGAGTGGAACCTGGACCACCCCGCGCTCTTTCCCGTCTTCGAGCGCGCGCAGGCCCTCGACGCCGCGCTCTTCGTCCACCCCTGGGAGATGCTCGCCCCCGAGCGCATGACCAAGTACTGGCTCCCCTGGCTCGTGGGTATGCCGACGGAGACGACCCTCGCCATCTGCTCGGTCATCTTCGGCGGCGTCCTCGAGCGGCTGCCGCGCCTGCGCCTCGGCTTCGCGCACGGGGGCGGGGCCTTCCCGTTCACGCTCGGCCGCATCCAGCACGGCTTCGAGGTCCGCCCCGACCTCTGCGCCACCGACAACCCTCATCCGCCGCTGCGCTACCTGACGCGCCTGACCTTCGACGCGCTCGTGCACGACGCCGAGGCGCTCCGGTTCCTGATCAAGCGGGTGGGCGTGGAGCGCGTGGCTCTCGGTTCGGACTACCCCTTCCCCCTCGGAGAGGCGCACCCCGGCGCCCTCATCGCGTCGCTCCCCGAGCTCGTCCCCGCCGAGCGCGAGCGCCTCCTCTCGGGGACCGCGCTCGAGTTCCTGGGGCTCGCCGCGGCGCAGGGGAAGGAGCGACCACGATGACCTCGGCCCCCACCGCCACGCCCAACGCCGCCTCGGCGTCCTTCGCCCCGACCCTCGCCGGCGCCCGCGTCCTCGACGCGACCGATCCGCTCGCCCCGCTGCGCAGCGAGTTCCTGTTCCCCCGCGCCGCGAATGGCGAACCCGCGCTCTATTTCTGCGGCAACTCGCTCGGCCTGCAGCCCCGCGGAGTCCGCGCCGCGCTCGACGAGGAGCTCGAGGACTGGGCTCGTCTGGCCGTGGACGCGCACTTCGAGGGCCGCCACCCCTGGTACAGCTACCACGAACAGTTCCGCTACAGCGGCGCACGGCTCGTGGGCGCTCGCCCCGGCGAGGTGGTGCTGATGAACAGCCTCACCGTGAACCTGCACCTGCTCCTCGCCAGCTTCTACCGGCCCACGGCGAAGCGGTACCGGATCCTGATCGACGAGCCGGCCTTCCCCTCGGACCGCTACGTCGTGACCTCCCAGCTCGCGCACCACGGCTTCGACCCCCGCGAGGGCTTGCTCACGGTCGCACCGCGCCCCGGCGCCCACACCGTCGCCCCCGAGCAGCTCGAGGAGCTCCTCGCCAGCCGAGGGGACGAGATCGCCCTCGTGCTCCTCGGCGCAGTGAACTTCTTCTCCGGGCAGCTCTTCGACCTTCCGCGGCTCGCGCGCGCCGCACACGCCGCGGGCGCGACCTTCGGTCTCGACCTGGCCCACGCCGCGGGGAACGTGGAGCTCGCGCTGCACGACTGGGAGGTGGACTTCGCCGCCTGGTGTTCCTACAAGTACCTGAACGCGGGTCCGGGGGCCGTGGCCGGCGCCTTCGTCCACGAGCGACACGGCGCCAACCTCGCGCTGCCGCGCCTCGCCGGCTGGTGGGGCAACGACCCGGTCACCCGCTTCCAGATGCACCTCCAGCCGGAGTTCGTG contains:
- a CDS encoding 3-hydroxyanthranilate 3,4-dioxygenase translates to MPQLRSLNLKRWIDEHRHLLRPPVGNAQVYPDAEFIVMVVGGPNSRKDFHVDPGEELFFQLEGDMVLRVMEDGRPRDVPIREGELLLLPPLVPHSPQRTAGTVGLVVERQRREDELDLLRWYCERCHRVLHEANFRLVDITTQLKPVMEAFYASATLRTCTSCGQVMEPPPPALP
- a CDS encoding amidohydrolase; the protein is MKVDLHTHILPERWPDLERRYGAAGFPRLEHHAPGCARILVGERVFRELQSNSWDPAVRLAECDRDGVRLQVLSTVPLMFCYWARPADGADLARLLNDHLAEVVARHPGRFVGLGTLPLQEPELAARELERCVRDLGLRGAQIGTHVGEWNLDHPALFPVFERAQALDAALFVHPWEMLAPERMTKYWLPWLVGMPTETTLAICSVIFGGVLERLPRLRLGFAHGGGAFPFTLGRIQHGFEVRPDLCATDNPHPPLRYLTRLTFDALVHDAEALRFLIKRVGVERVALGSDYPFPLGEAHPGALIASLPELVPAERERLLSGTALEFLGLAAAQGKERPR
- a CDS encoding molybdopterin-dependent oxidoreductase; amino-acid sequence: MSDWKRSACILCECNCGLEVELGGEGGRHLTQLRGDKRHPASRGYACEKAQRLDRYQHQQGRVLSPLRRRPNGSFEPISWEVAIREVAERLARVRDTFGGDAIFYYGGGGQGNHLPGAYATSTRRLLGSRYRSSALAQEKTGEFWVCQRMFGSPTRADFEHCDVALFLGKNPWQSHSIPRARLTLRELAKDPARTLIVIDPRRTETAELADLHLQVRPGTDAWLLSALLAILLAENGFDRAFIAGHTRGAETIFESLRTIDVGAHCARAGVDEALVRRAAGAIGSARAFASFEDLGVQMNHGSTLVSYLHRLLIALTGSFGKPGTHYVPTPMVDLSGGALGKTSPVVGAPIIAGLVPCNVIAEEILTDHPQRYRAMLVEAANPAHSLADSPRLREALRALDTVVVIDVCMSETAELADYVLPAATQFEKAEATFFNFDFPQNVFHLRQRLFAPPEGPLPEAEIHARLAEALDAVSELDYAPLREAAKAGRAAYVQTFMARVLGDRRLAPLAPVLLYRTLDLPEELREGAVVLGLALRAAMAAPASLARAGYDGPPLAAALALFEKLLASPSGLVFAVDEWADLRRRVPTIELHLPDLLEELGKLLAAPPLARDAEFPYVLSAGERRSFTANTILRDPAWRRKDPDGALRLSPADAAALGLSTGDRVRLTTRRGAATVSVEVSDTMQPGHLSLPNGLGTRYGETTPGVAPNELTALEDRDPFVGTPWHKHVPARLERLE
- the kynU gene encoding kynureninase, whose amino-acid sequence is MTSAPTATPNAASASFAPTLAGARVLDATDPLAPLRSEFLFPRAANGEPALYFCGNSLGLQPRGVRAALDEELEDWARLAVDAHFEGRHPWYSYHEQFRYSGARLVGARPGEVVLMNSLTVNLHLLLASFYRPTAKRYRILIDEPAFPSDRYVVTSQLAHHGFDPREGLLTVAPRPGAHTVAPEQLEELLASRGDEIALVLLGAVNFFSGQLFDLPRLARAAHAAGATFGLDLAHAAGNVELALHDWEVDFAAWCSYKYLNAGPGAVAGAFVHERHGANLALPRLAGWWGNDPVTRFQMHLQPEFVPRSGAEGWQLSNPPILALAPLRSSLALFDRVGMPALRQKSERLTGYLEFLLDRLPGGTLELITPRTPAARGCQLSLLVRKDPERLKAALTAGGAVCDFRPPNVLRVAPVPLYNRFEDVFRLFELLRQAS